Proteins co-encoded in one Capsicum annuum cultivar UCD-10X-F1 chromosome 9, UCD10Xv1.1, whole genome shotgun sequence genomic window:
- the LOC124887100 gene encoding uncharacterized protein LOC124887100, with amino-acid sequence MSIKLVIGGSTVNVISAYAPQVGLDEEEKKAFCKVLIKVVSRIPSTEWLVVEGDFNGHIGFFSRGYNDVHGSFDFGEQNEVVKRKVVSNKVSSAKLVESKDDKERQTYKVEYKVSRRKAKLAIKAAKTIAYESLYVVLEEKRGDKNLYRLAKASERRAHDLDKVKYIKREDATVLVEDSFIQEKWHSYFHKLLNDERDKGFMLGELEKLEDYRDCGYYRHIKVEEVKGAICRMRWGRTIRPDKIPMNFLKSTSKAGFEWLSRLFNIIFRMEKMHKA; translated from the exons atgtctattaagttggtcattggagggTCTACGGTGAATGTTATTAGTGCCTATGCCCCACAAGTAGGTTTGGATGAGGAGGAGAAGAAAGCTTTTTGTAAGGTTTTAATTAAGGTGGTGAGTAGAATCCCAAGCACTGAGTGGCTTGTTGTGgaaggggatttcaatgggcatattggatTTTTTTCAAGAGGTTATAATGATGTGCATGGCAGTTTTGATTTTGGGGAGCAGAATGAAG TGGTTAAGAGGAAGGTGGTGTCTAATAAGGTGTCTTctgctaagttggtggagagcAAGGATGATAAGGAAAGACAGACGTATAAGGTGGAGTATAAGGTTTCTAGAAGAAAGGCCAAATTAGCGATTAAGGCGGCTAAGACAATAGCTTATGAGAGCTTGTATGTGGTATTAGAGGAGAAAAGAGGGGATAAGAAtttgtataggcttgccaaggccAGTGAGCGAAGGGCTCATGACCTTGATAAAGTAAAGTACATCAAGAGAGAGGATGCtacagtgttggttgaggattcCTTTATTCAGGAGAAGTGGCATTCCTACTTCCATAAACTTTTGAATGATGAGCGGGACAAAGGTTTCATGTTAGGGGAATTGGAGAAGTTAGAGGACTATCGCGATTGTGGTTATTATAGGCATATCAAGGTTGAAGAGGTCAAGGGGGCTATTTGTAGGATGCGGTGGGGTAGGACGATAAGGCCAGACAAGATTCCAATGAATTTTTTGAAGAGTACTAGTAAAGCAGGTTTTGAGTGGTTATCTAGGTTATTTAATATCATTTTTAGGATGGAAAAGATGCATAAAGCGTAG